The sequence GTTTCAAAGGGGGGAGTTTTATTCAAGTTATAGAGTTAAAAAATAGAATTTATTTTGATAAAAGTGATATACCTGCTGAAATTATCGAAAACACTCTAAAATTAAATGAAAAATTTGAAATTGAGTTAAATATTTCCCTTAATTGTGGTAACCACTGGATTAAAATATTCAATGATAATTATTTAAAAATGATTAAATTGGAACGAATTACCGGTCCTAAAATTGGTTATTTCCTTGATAAAGAACGTATTATATTTAAAACCCTTAAAACTGGAAATACTAAGCTAATTTTAGTAGAAAACAGTAATTTAGGCCCCTATAAAGAAATAGTATACTGTATTGATATTATAAATTAAGATACAATTTTAGACTCATATTGTAAATTTTAAGACGACATAAAAATTAATTTGTAAGTATGGTGTATATATGGGTATAACGAAAAAAATAGCCAGAAATACATTTTTTTTGGTTATAGCCAGTATTATAAGTTACGTGGCCTATTTTTTGGCTTTAATGTACATGGCAAGATATCTTGGACCTGGAGAATTTGGAATTTTATCCGTTGCAATTGCATTTACTGGATTATTTGGAATTTTCACAGATTTAGGACTTGGAATGTTAACAGTGCGAGAAGTATCAAAGGATAATGAATTAGCAGAGAAATATATTGGGAATACTACCGCTATGAAATCTGTTTTCTCAATTATTGCCATTATCTATGTTTTAATATCAACAGTTTTAATGGGTTATGATCCCAAAACAATAACTGTTATTGTTCTTATCACGCTTGCCATTGTGATAAGTTCTTTTTTTACAACTTTCTTTTCAGTTTTTCAAGCTTATCAGCAAATGGAGCACCAGGCAATTGCCACAGGTTTTGACAACATATTCATGTTTGCAGCAGTTGTTATTGCAATAAGCCTTTCATGGGATGTTGTTGCGCTTGCATTTATTTATCTAGTTAGAAATGTTCTTGTTCTGGCGTACATGTTTATCATTTATATAAGAAGGTATGAGCTGCCTAAAATAAAATTCGATCTTTCCTTCTGGAAACCGACCATAAAAGAAGCACTTCCATTTGCTTTATCTGGAATTTTCCTCACATTGTTTATATGGATACCTTCCATAATTCTTTCTGCAGTGGTGGGTAAAGAAGCAGTGGGGTTTTACGGCGCGCCTAATAAACTTATATATTTCTTTTTATCCCTTTATTCGGTTTATATGGTTGCTGTTTTCCCTGTCATGTCTATTTATTATAAAAAATCAGAAAATTCACTCAAATTTATTTATGAGCGTTCCCTCAAGTACACTCTAATCATATGTCTACCAGTAACCATTTTTATTTCTTTAATGGCTCTTCAAATTATAACTGCAGTATATGGAGGTGCATATGGTCCTTCTGCTTTAGCTCTTCAGATTTTGGTGTGGACACTTACCTTAGTTTCTGTAAGTGGGATATCTGCAAATCTTTTAGGATCAATCAACAGGCAGCTTACAGTAATTAAAATAACTACTGTTGGAATAGTCCTGAATATATTATTAGGGCTATTATTGATACATAAGTTTAGTTTCATCGGCGCATCTGTTACTACAGTAGTTACAGATATTTCAGTACTGCTCATTATGTTGTATACTCTTTCTAAAACAAATTTTGTGGATAGATCATTATTTAGAGATCTGCCAAAAATAATTTTATCCAATTTAGCAATGGTTTTTGCTGTATATTGTTTAAAAGATTTTAATTTAATTATAACAGCTTTTTGCGGATTTATTATTTATTTAACAGCCCTTAATTTCACTAAAATATTTGATGAGAATGATTTAATTATTTTTAAGAAAATGTACGGAACTGGAGGTAAATAATTGTTTAAAAATCAGATAATAATGGGCCTTTAGTTGATATGGGGTAAAAGGTGGATCAAATGAAGGTGAATAAAATATCACATCCCCATATCAAACCAATAGGGTCAACTAATTTATGGTACAATTAAAACTTAAACGTTAGTATATTTAAAGTTTTCTATATAAAAAATTAATCTCAAGATCTAATGTAAATGAATTTAAAAGAGAAAACTAAATTAAAAATAAAAGTTAGGCTTTATTATTTCATAGAAAAAAGGCAGTGCTTAAATGAAATTACGTGGAAAGACTCTGGTACTCATGGCAGTTATAATCCTGTCTTTAACTGTTAGTTTCTTTATAATTTCAGAGCTGATATTTGTAGGCAGTTCCTCTGAAAGTGAAAATAGTTATACCAAGCTGGTACTGAATAACACTCTTAATTCATTAAATAATAGTTTAGAATCGTTAAATAACAGTGCAAATGATTGGTCAAGCTGGAATGATGCTTATTACTATGTTAATGGCGATAATCCTAACTTTTTAAATAAAACACTTGTTAATGATGCGTTTTTAAAATTGAATATTGATTTTATATTATTTGCAAATAATGACGGTAAAATAATTTATGCAGAAGCATATAATAAAACAAGCCAGAAAGAGATAAAAATATCTTCCAATATGACTCAAAGTCTAAAAAATAATGGCTTAATGTTGGATACAAGTAATAATAAAAGTTTATCTGGGATTATAATTATTAATGGAATCCCTATGATCGTTGTTTCAAATCCTGTTTTAAAGAGCAATGGGGAAGGCCCATCACACGGAACTCTAATTATGGGAAGATTCTTAAATCAGGATATGTTGAGTAGTCTTTCTAACAGTGGGCTTGTTTCTGTTCAACCAGTTACTGATACAGATGCACCCTCTGATTTTTTGAATGCCATGTCACATTTATCAAATGAGACACCTGTTTATGTAACTAATTTAAGCCATGACTCCGTTGCAGGATACAGTGTTTTAAAAGGAGTTAATGGCAGCTCTAATCTTGTTTTAAAAGTTGAATTACCTCGTTTTATCAACAATGATTATGAAAACGCTATTTTTTATCTTATACTGTCTTTAATTATAATGGGATTTCTGGCAGCGATGTTTATCACTTATTACCTTGATAAGAATGTTCTGTACAGGCTGGATCAAATAATAGAAAGTATTACTGGAATAGGTAAAAAGAATGATTTATCTAAACGAGTACCTGTTTTAGGCAACGATGAACTGGCTGATTTATCGACTTCTGTAAATAATATGTTAGGATCTCTTCAGGAATCTAATTCTAATTTAGAAAAGAGCGAAGAAAGATACAGGATGATATTTGAAAATACAGGCACTGCAATGGTTATAATCGGGGAAGGCATGGCCATAAATCTTGTAAATGATGAATTTGAGAAAATGACTGGGTTTTTAAAGGGTGAAATTGAAAATAAAAAAAATCTAATGAATTTTGTTGTCAAAGATCATCTGGATAAAATTGAAAATCACCATAGCTTCAACGAATTTAAAGACAAAAACACACTTAATAGTTATGAAGTGCAGTTAAAAACTAAAAATGGAGATATTAAAGATTTATTTGCAACATTTGGGTTTATTCCTGAGACTAAACAGGCTTTAATATCGTTTATAGATGTTACTGATCGTAAAAAAGCAGAAGAAGAATTAAAAAGACATGCTGCGTTATTAGATATTTCATATGGGGCTATTTTTTCATGGAGTTTTGAAGAGGGCATATTATCGTGGAATCAGGGTGCTGAAAGGCTTTATGGATATAGTAGGGGAGAAGCTGCTGGTAAAATTAGCCATGAACTGCTTAAAACTAAGCATCCGCAAGGATGGGATGATTTCATGGAAAAATTGGATAAATATGATATGTGGACAGGGGAATTGATTCATACAACTAAAAACGGCGAAGAACTTATTATGGAAAGCAGGCAGCAGTTAATTCAAGATTCTCACGGCAAGAATATTGTTATTGAAACTAACCGTGATATTACAGAACGTAAAAAATCAGAAGATAAAATAAAGGCATCTCTAAAAGAAAAAGAAGTACTGCTTCGGGAAATACACCACAGAGTAAAAAACAACCTGCAGATAATTTCAACCCTTCTTCAACTTCAAGCTGATGAAATCACTGACCACAATACCCTTGAAAATTACAGGGAAAGTGAAAACCGTATCCAGTCTATAGCTTTAATTCATGAAAAAATGTACCAGTCAAGGGATATTTCCAATATTGATTTTACAAGTTACATAAAGAGCTTAATAAATGATCTTATGTATTCCTATGATGCCGATTCAAGAAATATTAAATCTGTAATTGATACAGGTAACTTTTTATTCAGTATTGAAACGGTACAACCTCTGGGTTTAATAGTCAATGAAATTATTTCAAACAGCTTAAAATATGCATTTAAAGATAAAAATGAGGGCACTATTCTAGTTAAACTTCAAAAAATGCATTCTAATAATTTTAAGCTTACTGTTAGTGATAATGGTATGGGATTTCCTGAAAATATTGACTTTAGAAATACCAGCTCATTAGGGCTTCAATTAGTAAATGAACTGGTAAAACAGCTTGAAGGGAATATAGAACTTAATATAGATAATGGAACTGAATTTGTAATTGTATTTAAAGAACCAGAATATAAAAAAAGGGTCTAGTAACGTAGAATCAGTGCTGAATAATTGGATAAATTAACTTAAGGGATAAAATGGAAGCCAAGGTATTAATTGTGGAAGATGAGAGAATTCTGGCTATTGGAATGAAGCGTAAACTGGAAAGTGCAGGGTATGCAGTAACTGGAATTGTTTCTTCAGGAAAAGAAGCAATTGAAAATGCTAAAAAAACTAATCCTAATTTAGTTTTAATGGATATAGTTTTAAAAGGGCCTATGGATGGTATTGAAGCTGCTCAGCAAATTATAAACCTTTACAATATTCCAGTTATTTATCTTACAGCCTATGCAGATGATGAAATTCTGGAACGTGCCATGATAACAGAACCTTATGGATATTTATTGAAACCTTTCAATTTAAGTGAATTAAAAGCCAACATTAAAATGGCCCTTTACAAACATAAAGCAGAGAGCAAAAGAAAAGAATTGATGAAAAATAGAATTATGGAAGATTATTATCAGTTTATGATTCATGGTATGGATAAATCCAAGTATTACAGTGAAATAGATATCAGGAATACACTTCTTAAAACATTTGAAAAAAGCTTTGAGGAGAAAATGAAACCTGAGTTCGAGAAGAAGTTAAAAAATAAAGGTCTAAATATATCTGATGAAGATATAATCCCACTCTTTGAAACTTACCTTTCATGGCTTTCAGAGCTCTTTACAAGCTTTGGTATTAAAAATAAGATAAGATCAGAAGATGATTCATGGTATTTAGAATTTTTCAACTGTTCGTGGAGTGAATATTCCATTAAAAATCCGATATTTTGTATTAACTGCTATGCAATAGTTAACTGCAGTTTTAAATGGATTAATATCAGGGGAGATGTCTGCAGAATGTCGAGCATAGCAGGTAATTCCCCAAAGTGTTCTTTTAAATTTTATTCTACTCATTAAATATTTGATAAATCAGATAGAAATTTTTATATAATTGAATTTTTAATCTTTAAATGAAATTTATTAAATATGAGGAATATAATAATGAATTAATTGTTAATGGAATTAAAAATTAAAAAGAGGAATATCATGGGATGCATCACTATATGTATATCTGATGAGTTAGAAATCGCGTTTAGAAGAATGGCAAGAATTTCTTATGGAGAAAAGCAGGGTAAAATGTCGAGGGGAGCTGAAGAGGCGCTATACCAATGGTGTAAACAAAAAATAGAAGAATTAAATGTTGACGAAAAGGAAATTTTTGATTAAGAGGGGATCACATGGCAGAAAATGAAACAAAAAATACTTCAGAAGATTTAAGCCCTAAAGCCGTTGATGAAGACATTTTTAATGAAGTAAACAAATTTTTAAAGGAAAAAGAACAGTATATTAAAGATTCAATAATTGGATCCCGGGTAATGGAAGAATTAGGTGAATTTAGTCTGGATGTTGGGATTAAAAAAACTTATTTGTGTGCCCAAGAAAGCGAAAATGTTTACAGCGTTCTAACTAAAGTTATTGAAAAGTTTATCCAGGCATATGGTGGTACTGCAACTATTTACCCTAAAGGTGAACAGATCTGTCTTGAGCTTATAACACCTAAAAGAGGCGTGTAAAAAGGTGTAAAAATGCCAGAAACTAAAATATTGATAGTTGAAGATGAAAAAATCCTGGCCATGGGATTAAAAAAGAAATTAGAGAAATTAGGATATTCAGTAACAGATTTAGTCTCATCTG is a genomic window of Methanobacterium veterum containing:
- a CDS encoding flippase, with the translated sequence MGITKKIARNTFFLVIASIISYVAYFLALMYMARYLGPGEFGILSVAIAFTGLFGIFTDLGLGMLTVREVSKDNELAEKYIGNTTAMKSVFSIIAIIYVLISTVLMGYDPKTITVIVLITLAIVISSFFTTFFSVFQAYQQMEHQAIATGFDNIFMFAAVVIAISLSWDVVALAFIYLVRNVLVLAYMFIIYIRRYELPKIKFDLSFWKPTIKEALPFALSGIFLTLFIWIPSIILSAVVGKEAVGFYGAPNKLIYFFLSLYSVYMVAVFPVMSIYYKKSENSLKFIYERSLKYTLIICLPVTIFISLMALQIITAVYGGAYGPSALALQILVWTLTLVSVSGISANLLGSINRQLTVIKITTVGIVLNILLGLLLIHKFSFIGASVTTVVTDISVLLIMLYTLSKTNFVDRSLFRDLPKIILSNLAMVFAVYCLKDFNLIITAFCGFIIYLTALNFTKIFDENDLIIFKKMYGTGGK
- a CDS encoding CHASE4 domain-containing protein, which gives rise to MKLRGKTLVLMAVIILSLTVSFFIISELIFVGSSSESENSYTKLVLNNTLNSLNNSLESLNNSANDWSSWNDAYYYVNGDNPNFLNKTLVNDAFLKLNIDFILFANNDGKIIYAEAYNKTSQKEIKISSNMTQSLKNNGLMLDTSNNKSLSGIIIINGIPMIVVSNPVLKSNGEGPSHGTLIMGRFLNQDMLSSLSNSGLVSVQPVTDTDAPSDFLNAMSHLSNETPVYVTNLSHDSVAGYSVLKGVNGSSNLVLKVELPRFINNDYENAIFYLILSLIIMGFLAAMFITYYLDKNVLYRLDQIIESITGIGKKNDLSKRVPVLGNDELADLSTSVNNMLGSLQESNSNLEKSEERYRMIFENTGTAMVIIGEGMAINLVNDEFEKMTGFLKGEIENKKNLMNFVVKDHLDKIENHHSFNEFKDKNTLNSYEVQLKTKNGDIKDLFATFGFIPETKQALISFIDVTDRKKAEEELKRHAALLDISYGAIFSWSFEEGILSWNQGAERLYGYSRGEAAGKISHELLKTKHPQGWDDFMEKLDKYDMWTGELIHTTKNGEELIMESRQQLIQDSHGKNIVIETNRDITERKKSEDKIKASLKEKEVLLREIHHRVKNNLQIISTLLQLQADEITDHNTLENYRESENRIQSIALIHEKMYQSRDISNIDFTSYIKSLINDLMYSYDADSRNIKSVIDTGNFLFSIETVQPLGLIVNEIISNSLKYAFKDKNEGTILVKLQKMHSNNFKLTVSDNGMGFPENIDFRNTSSLGLQLVNELVKQLEGNIELNIDNGTEFVIVFKEPEYKKRV
- a CDS encoding methanogen output domain 1-containing protein, which gives rise to MEAKVLIVEDERILAIGMKRKLESAGYAVTGIVSSGKEAIENAKKTNPNLVLMDIVLKGPMDGIEAAQQIINLYNIPVIYLTAYADDEILERAMITEPYGYLLKPFNLSELKANIKMALYKHKAESKRKELMKNRIMEDYYQFMIHGMDKSKYYSEIDIRNTLLKTFEKSFEEKMKPEFEKKLKNKGLNISDEDIIPLFETYLSWLSELFTSFGIKNKIRSEDDSWYLEFFNCSWSEYSIKNPIFCINCYAIVNCSFKWINIRGDVCRMSSIAGNSPKCSFKFYSTH